From Prosthecobacter vanneervenii, the proteins below share one genomic window:
- a CDS encoding dynamin family protein: MIGDDYFELRSRIGTDLLALATIVRESGGDPESAAILDNLIASLKEPFVFVVVGEVNVGKSTFLNALFGQDFSSTGVVPTTGKILFFRHGEEHAIVPITPTLDEVHAPVDFLRDFHIVDTPGTNSVENEHQLITERFVPIADLVIFVFSAMNPWGASAWEFLQKVHREWMRHVIFVLQQCDLRSPEEIQVITDYMGQLTRQRFGRDFPLFPVSAKKAFLARGAGIERDRLLQESGYTALESHISSIVRHNSARLHKLASTMTLARQILERMRERYIAAMQQARRKAAVLQELQTERELQVDRTLKKILPALDATERDYHESVLRVAGLASDALATRKAFQRKDADETAPDSPEATRPQSLDHRLFQELQHRTGDRWRQVGLVLEEDVHQFERYLYAQGRGILFPTDVSLPAHDYGEDESELRRRFGTHIDSSLRRFVIGLQLDEGIEPGLENARVTARWFTRLIAPVILAPAITAWLDGPVGAAIALGAGLLLLAVVYLLTQVRLSQSRNAILDKLEESSVTLRALLHKQVTDDVTASFTRFLDTLTPAQADAARVEQEQSTQVERLRLLGDSFTALEHQIQTLTPVGR, from the coding sequence ATGATAGGCGACGACTACTTCGAACTTCGCTCCCGCATCGGCACAGACCTCCTCGCTCTCGCCACCATCGTGCGCGAGTCCGGCGGCGACCCCGAGTCCGCCGCCATTCTGGACAACCTCATCGCCTCCCTCAAAGAGCCCTTCGTCTTCGTCGTCGTCGGCGAGGTCAATGTCGGCAAATCCACCTTCCTCAATGCCCTCTTCGGCCAGGACTTCTCCTCCACCGGCGTCGTCCCCACCACCGGCAAGATCCTCTTCTTCCGCCACGGCGAAGAGCACGCCATCGTCCCCATCACCCCCACCCTCGACGAAGTCCACGCACCTGTCGATTTCCTCCGCGACTTCCACATCGTCGACACTCCTGGTACCAACTCCGTCGAAAACGAGCACCAGCTCATCACCGAGCGCTTCGTCCCCATCGCAGACCTCGTCATCTTCGTCTTCTCCGCCATGAACCCCTGGGGCGCCTCCGCCTGGGAGTTCCTCCAGAAAGTCCACCGCGAGTGGATGCGCCACGTCATCTTCGTCCTCCAGCAGTGCGACCTCCGCTCCCCCGAAGAGATCCAGGTCATCACCGACTACATGGGCCAGCTCACCCGCCAGCGCTTCGGGCGTGATTTCCCCCTCTTCCCCGTCTCCGCCAAAAAGGCCTTCCTCGCACGCGGCGCCGGCATCGAGCGCGACCGCCTCCTCCAGGAAAGCGGCTACACCGCCCTCGAATCCCACATCTCCTCCATCGTCCGGCACAACTCCGCACGCCTCCACAAGCTCGCCAGCACCATGACCCTCGCTCGGCAGATCCTTGAGAGAATGCGGGAGCGCTACATCGCCGCCATGCAGCAGGCCCGCCGCAAGGCCGCCGTCCTCCAGGAGCTCCAGACCGAGCGCGAGCTCCAGGTCGACCGCACCCTCAAAAAAATCCTCCCCGCCCTCGACGCCACCGAGCGCGACTACCACGAGTCCGTCCTCCGCGTCGCCGGCCTCGCCAGCGATGCCCTCGCCACCCGCAAAGCCTTCCAGCGCAAAGACGCCGACGAAACCGCCCCCGACTCCCCCGAAGCCACCCGCCCCCAGAGCCTCGACCACCGTCTCTTCCAGGAGCTCCAGCACCGCACCGGCGACCGCTGGCGCCAGGTCGGCCTCGTCCTTGAGGAGGACGTCCATCAGTTCGAGCGCTACCTCTACGCCCAGGGCCGCGGCATCCTCTTCCCCACAGACGTCTCCCTCCCCGCCCACGACTACGGCGAAGACGAAAGCGAGCTCCGCCGCCGCTTCGGCACCCACATCGACTCCTCCCTCCGCCGCTTCGTCATCGGCCTCCAGCTCGATGAAGGCATCGAGCCCGGCCTCGAAAACGCCCGCGTCACTGCCCGCTGGTTCACACGCCTCATCGCCCCCGTCATCCTCGCCCCCGCCATCACCGCCTGGCTCGATGGCCCCGTCGGCGCCGCCATCGCTCTCGGTGCCGGCCTCCTCCTCCTCGCCGTCGTTTACCTCCTCACCCAGGTCCGTCTCAGCCAGTCGCGCAATGCCATCCTCGACAAGCTTGAGGAATCCTCCGTCACCCTCCGCGCCCTCCTCCACAAGCAGGTCACCGACGACGTCACCGCCTCCTTCACCCGCTTCCTCGATACCCTCACCCCAGCCCAGGCAGACGCCGCCCGTGTCGAGCAGGAGCAGTCCACCCAGGTCGAGCGCCTCCGCCTCCTCGGCGACTCCTTCACCGCCCTCGAGCACCAAATCCAGACCCTCACCCCCGTCGGCAGATAG
- a CDS encoding DUF1501 domain-containing protein, protein MNTPAFLDVSRRQFFRQSGLGLGGVALGSLLARDLPAAGAPVVPRPHFAPKAKHIIYLHMIGAPSQLDLYDYKPLLQKMDGQNCPEELTKGKRFAFIGGEMKLAGTEFQFKRHGQSGLELSELLPHLGTVADDLCVVKSLHTNEINHAPAQMFLHTGFGQGGRPSLGAWVTYGLGTENRDLPAYVVLLSGPAGGAGSTLWSTGFLPSVYQGIQFRGSGEPVLFLGNPAGQSAKDRRHVLDAVKALNEQQLGVMGDPEIATRISQYEMAYRMQTSVPELMDITRENRATLEMYGAQPGKASFANNCLLARRLIERGVRMVQLFDSDWDHHGGLKQRLTAKAKDVDQPMAALVRDLKQRGLLDETLVIWGGEFGRTPLRQGANQDGTKTSPGRDHHKDAYTMWMAGGGIKPGTVYGKTDDFGFNIAENPVHTHDLNATVLNLLGLDHERLTFRYQGRDFRLTDVHGELVPGILG, encoded by the coding sequence ATGAACACGCCCGCTTTTCTCGATGTCTCCCGCCGCCAGTTTTTCCGGCAGTCTGGTCTGGGGCTGGGTGGGGTGGCGCTGGGATCTCTGCTGGCGCGGGATCTGCCTGCGGCGGGTGCGCCGGTGGTGCCGAGGCCGCACTTTGCGCCGAAGGCGAAGCACATCATCTACCTGCACATGATCGGGGCGCCTTCGCAGCTGGATCTGTATGACTACAAGCCGCTGCTGCAGAAGATGGACGGGCAGAACTGCCCGGAGGAGCTGACGAAGGGGAAGCGCTTTGCGTTCATCGGCGGGGAGATGAAGCTGGCGGGGACGGAGTTTCAATTCAAACGGCACGGGCAGAGCGGGCTGGAGCTGAGCGAGCTGCTGCCGCACCTGGGCACGGTGGCGGATGACCTCTGCGTGGTGAAGTCTCTGCACACGAATGAGATCAATCACGCGCCGGCGCAGATGTTTCTGCACACGGGCTTTGGCCAGGGTGGAAGGCCGAGCCTGGGGGCGTGGGTGACGTACGGGCTGGGGACGGAGAACCGTGACCTGCCTGCGTATGTGGTGCTGCTGTCAGGCCCGGCAGGCGGGGCGGGATCGACGCTGTGGAGCACGGGATTTCTGCCGAGTGTCTATCAGGGCATCCAGTTTCGCGGCAGCGGGGAACCGGTGCTGTTTCTGGGGAATCCGGCGGGGCAGAGTGCGAAGGACCGGCGCCATGTGCTGGATGCGGTGAAGGCGCTGAATGAGCAGCAGCTGGGGGTGATGGGAGATCCGGAGATCGCGACGAGGATCAGCCAGTATGAGATGGCGTACCGGATGCAGACGAGCGTGCCGGAGCTGATGGACATCACGCGGGAGAACCGGGCGACGCTGGAGATGTATGGGGCGCAGCCGGGCAAGGCGTCCTTTGCGAACAACTGCCTGCTGGCGCGACGGCTGATCGAGCGCGGAGTGCGGATGGTGCAGCTGTTTGATTCAGACTGGGATCACCACGGCGGCCTGAAGCAACGACTGACGGCGAAGGCGAAGGATGTGGACCAGCCGATGGCTGCGCTGGTGCGGGACCTGAAGCAGCGCGGGCTGCTGGATGAGACGCTGGTGATCTGGGGCGGGGAGTTTGGACGGACGCCGCTGAGGCAGGGGGCGAACCAGGATGGGACCAAGACCTCGCCGGGGCGTGATCACCACAAGGATGCCTACACGATGTGGATGGCGGGCGGCGGGATCAAGCCGGGGACGGTGTATGGCAAGACGGATGACTTTGGCTTTAACATCGCCGAGAACCCGGTGCATACGCATGACCTGAATGCCACGGTGCTGAACCTGCTGGGGCTGGATCATGAGCGGCTGACCTTCCGGTATCAGGGGCGTGATTTCCGGCTGACGGATGTGCATGGGGAGCTGGTGCCGGGGATTTTGGGGTGA
- a CDS encoding addiction module protein: protein MPADALDINSVLQSVLSMPRPERSYIAERLLVSLEDDDEMPAQWREEMDARVQRRERGETRSYSHEEVMAELDAIIA, encoded by the coding sequence ATGCCTGCCGACGCCCTCGACATTAACAGCGTCCTCCAAAGCGTACTTTCCATGCCGCGCCCTGAGCGTTCCTACATCGCTGAGCGCCTGCTGGTGAGCTTGGAAGATGACGACGAGATGCCGGCGCAGTGGCGGGAAGAAATGGATGCGCGGGTGCAGCGCCGTGAACGTGGTGAAACACGTTCCTATTCTCATGAAGAAGTCATGGCAGAACTCGACGCCATCATCGCGTGA
- a CDS encoding type II toxin-antitoxin system RelE/ParE family toxin codes for MIRVIYTSEARLELNEAGAYYRRISKELAQEFKQRLVAALEAIRRNPETWRRLDEKYRRKLLKQFPYGVIYHQPEADCIEVVAVMHLNREPDYWRGRIG; via the coding sequence GTGATACGCGTGATTTACACTTCTGAAGCGAGGCTCGAACTTAACGAGGCCGGGGCCTACTATCGCCGCATCAGCAAGGAGCTGGCTCAGGAGTTCAAGCAACGGCTTGTTGCCGCTTTGGAGGCAATCAGACGCAATCCTGAAACCTGGCGCCGCCTAGACGAGAAGTACCGTCGCAAGCTCTTGAAGCAGTTCCCCTATGGGGTGATTTATCATCAGCCCGAAGCTGACTGCATTGAAGTAGTGGCTGTGATGCATCTCAACCGTGAGCCTGACTACTGGCGTGGCCGCATTGGCTAA
- a CDS encoding fatty acid desaturase, protein MPALQPRFPTVAEWKAIVARFQKPSLWRAVVQLVDTLVPYVALWVGIYFALRVSWWLAAPLAVLAGTLLVRVFIIFHDCGHGSFFKSRRANDITGFFTGMLTFTPYYQWRWEHSLHHATTGNLDKRGVGDVWTMTVQEYLEASRWKRFAYKLARNPFVLFFIAPFVLFVILQRVPRSNGDTRERNSVWHMNVALLVMVAIMSWIYGPLNYLILQAITTGVSGACGVWLFYIQHQFEDAYWEEHETWDFTAAALQGSSYYKLPRVLQWLSGNIGFHHIHHLSSRIPNYYLERCHYSHPVFQQVKPITIRMSFKSLAYRLWDEQHKKLVGWRRMREVRREQKKKAEEGK, encoded by the coding sequence ATGCCGGCGCTACAGCCGAGGTTTCCGACAGTGGCAGAGTGGAAGGCGATCGTGGCAAGGTTTCAAAAGCCATCGCTCTGGCGGGCGGTGGTGCAGCTGGTGGACACGCTGGTGCCGTATGTGGCGCTGTGGGTGGGCATTTATTTCGCGCTGCGTGTGTCCTGGTGGCTGGCGGCGCCGCTGGCCGTGCTGGCGGGCACGCTGCTGGTGCGGGTGTTCATCATTTTTCATGACTGCGGGCATGGCTCGTTTTTCAAAAGCCGCCGGGCCAATGACATCACGGGCTTTTTCACCGGCATGCTGACCTTCACGCCGTACTACCAGTGGCGATGGGAGCACTCGCTGCACCACGCCACGACGGGAAATCTGGACAAGCGCGGGGTTGGCGATGTGTGGACGATGACGGTGCAGGAGTATCTGGAGGCCTCGCGCTGGAAGCGCTTTGCCTACAAGCTGGCGCGGAATCCGTTTGTGCTGTTTTTCATCGCGCCGTTTGTGCTGTTTGTCATTCTACAGCGCGTGCCGCGCAGCAATGGGGACACACGAGAGCGGAACTCGGTGTGGCACATGAATGTGGCGCTGCTGGTAATGGTAGCGATAATGTCATGGATCTACGGGCCGCTGAACTATCTCATCCTGCAAGCGATCACCACGGGGGTGTCCGGCGCGTGCGGGGTGTGGCTCTTCTACATCCAGCACCAGTTTGAAGATGCCTACTGGGAGGAGCATGAGACGTGGGACTTTACGGCGGCGGCGCTGCAGGGCAGCTCGTACTACAAGCTGCCGCGCGTGCTGCAGTGGCTCTCGGGAAACATCGGCTTTCACCACATCCACCACCTGAGCTCGCGCATTCCGAATTATTACCTGGAGCGCTGCCATTACTCGCACCCGGTGTTTCAGCAGGTGAAGCCCATCACGATCCGCATGAGCTTCAAGTCCCTGGCCTACCGCCTGTGGGACGAGCAGCACAAGAAGCTGGTGGGCTGGCGGCGCATGCGCGAGGTGCGGCGGGAGCAGAAGAAGAAGGCCGAAGAAGGAAAGTGA
- a CDS encoding helix-turn-helix transcriptional regulator — MSNKPTLTPKEKEIQSLFVRGKSPETIAVRMGMKLSKVMMVIAMLPKLL, encoded by the coding sequence ATGAGCAACAAACCCACCCTCACTCCCAAAGAAAAAGAAATCCAGAGCCTCTTCGTCCGTGGCAAATCCCCCGAAACCATCGCCGTCCGCATGGGCATGAAACTCTCCAAAGTAATGATGGTCATCGCCATGCTGCCCAAGCTCCTTTGA
- the zigA gene encoding zinc metallochaperone GTPase ZigA, whose product MPAHASKLPVTVLSGFLGAGKTTLLNHILRNREGRKVAVIVNDMSEVNVDAQLVKAGDARLSRTEEKMVEMSNGCICCTLREDLMLEVARLAEEGRFDALLIESTGVSEPMPVAETFTFKDEQGRSLNDLAQLDTLVTVVDARNFLNDYYSTDDLQQRGQAVSAEDGRTIVHLLTDQIEFANVILINKIDEVSAEELEDIRGVVRALNPEARVHETRRSEVPLEAVLDTGLYELAKAEQAEGWLDSLNGHTPETEEYGISSFIYRARRPFHPQRFDVFMRAAWEGVIRAKGMFWLATRMELAGYLSQAGVLRETRAMGLFWSAVSRDEWPTDADALAEIEANLQEPYGDRRSEIVFIGRRMDRAALTARLDECLLNDDEMKAGHHEWRALPDPFPAWVPTNEAEESV is encoded by the coding sequence ATGCCTGCTCACGCTTCCAAACTCCCTGTCACGGTTCTCTCCGGCTTTCTTGGCGCGGGGAAAACCACGCTGCTCAACCATATCCTGCGCAACCGGGAGGGGCGGAAGGTGGCGGTCATTGTGAATGACATGAGTGAGGTGAATGTGGACGCACAACTGGTGAAAGCGGGGGATGCGCGGCTCTCGCGGACGGAGGAGAAAATGGTGGAGATGAGCAATGGCTGCATCTGCTGCACGCTGCGGGAGGATCTGATGCTCGAGGTGGCCCGGCTGGCGGAGGAGGGGAGGTTTGATGCGCTACTGATCGAGTCCACCGGTGTGTCCGAGCCGATGCCGGTGGCGGAGACTTTCACCTTCAAGGATGAGCAGGGGCGCAGTCTGAATGATCTGGCGCAGCTCGACACGCTGGTGACCGTGGTGGATGCGCGGAATTTTCTAAACGACTACTACAGCACGGATGACCTGCAGCAGCGCGGACAGGCGGTGTCTGCGGAAGACGGGCGCACGATCGTGCATCTGCTGACGGACCAGATCGAGTTTGCGAATGTCATCCTGATCAACAAGATCGATGAGGTCAGCGCGGAGGAACTGGAGGACATACGCGGCGTGGTCCGTGCGCTGAACCCGGAGGCCAGGGTGCATGAGACACGGCGCTCGGAGGTGCCGCTGGAGGCGGTGCTGGACACCGGACTGTATGAGCTGGCCAAGGCCGAGCAGGCGGAGGGCTGGCTGGATTCTCTGAACGGACACACGCCCGAGACCGAGGAGTATGGCATCAGCAGCTTCATTTACCGCGCACGGCGGCCGTTTCATCCGCAGCGGTTTGATGTCTTCATGCGCGCCGCGTGGGAGGGAGTGATCCGCGCCAAGGGCATGTTCTGGCTGGCCACGCGCATGGAGCTGGCGGGCTATCTCTCCCAAGCGGGGGTGCTGCGCGAAACGCGGGCGATGGGCCTGTTTTGGTCGGCTGTGAGTCGCGATGAATGGCCGACGGATGCTGACGCGCTGGCGGAGATCGAAGCGAACTTGCAGGAACCTTATGGCGACCGCCGCAGCGAAATCGTCTTCATTGGGCGGAGGATGGACCGTGCCGCGCTGACGGCGCGGCTGGATGAATGCCTGCTGAATGACGATGAGATGAAAGCCGGGCACCATGAATGGCGGGCGCTGCCAGATCCCTTCCCTGCGTGGGTGCCGACGAATGAGGCGGAGGAAAGTGTATGA
- the metF gene encoding methylenetetrahydrofolate reductase [NAD(P)H] has translation MHIHDILSATRGTTAFSFEFFPPRTPAAVKTLQTTLDHLAPLRPAFASVTYGAGGSTRELTQSLVTELRQSDVFDPIPHLTCVGHSESDIMALLTRYAAAGVSNILALRGDPPSGGTGSGDFAHAADLVCFIRQFNERGLHPDPRGFGIGVACFPEGHPATPNRMTEMDHLKAKVDAGADWLCTQAFFDNHDFHDFRARCALAGIHTPILAGILPLTTASGMQRMAALAGGMRYPARLIRALNRAKDDPEAFRRIALHHAAEQCTDLLDHQADGIHLYTLNQAQPVLEIHARLGLR, from the coding sequence ATGCACATCCACGACATCCTCTCCGCCACTCGTGGCACCACCGCGTTCTCCTTCGAGTTCTTTCCACCGCGTACCCCTGCCGCGGTGAAGACCCTGCAGACCACGCTCGACCACCTCGCGCCTCTGCGCCCCGCCTTTGCCAGCGTGACGTATGGCGCGGGCGGCAGCACCCGCGAGCTCACCCAGAGCCTCGTCACCGAGCTGCGGCAGAGCGATGTCTTTGACCCCATCCCCCACCTCACCTGCGTCGGCCACAGCGAGTCAGACATCATGGCCCTGCTCACCCGCTACGCCGCCGCCGGAGTCAGCAATATCCTGGCTCTGCGCGGCGACCCGCCTTCAGGCGGCACCGGCAGCGGCGACTTTGCACACGCAGCGGATCTCGTGTGCTTCATCCGCCAGTTCAATGAACGCGGCCTGCACCCTGACCCGCGCGGTTTCGGCATCGGCGTCGCCTGCTTCCCCGAGGGCCATCCCGCCACCCCCAATCGCATGACCGAGATGGACCACCTCAAGGCCAAGGTGGATGCCGGAGCCGACTGGCTCTGCACCCAGGCCTTCTTTGACAATCACGACTTCCACGACTTCCGCGCCCGCTGCGCACTGGCCGGCATCCACACGCCCATCCTCGCCGGCATTCTCCCGCTCACCACCGCCAGCGGCATGCAGCGCATGGCCGCACTCGCCGGCGGCATGCGCTACCCCGCCCGACTCATCCGTGCCCTCAATCGCGCAAAAGATGACCCCGAAGCCTTCCGCCGCATCGCCCTCCATCACGCCGCCGAGCAATGCACCGACCTCCTCGACCATCAGGCCGACGGCATCCACCTCTACACCCTCAATCAAGCCCAGCCCGTGCTGGAAATCCATGCACGCTTGGGCCTTCGCTGA
- the metE gene encoding 5-methyltetrahydropteroyltriglutamate--homocysteine S-methyltransferase: MSDNIIHTHNLGYPRIGEQRELKKATEAFWHGKISPQELEATGRRLRRDHWAKQSAAGIDLIPCNDFSFYDQMLDFSCLIGNVPPRFGWSGDSIDLDTLFLMARGSRGEGHESCTQGCTGGHGAAFACEMTKWFDTNYHYIVPEFRADTQFRLLGSKVFHEFEEAKALGLRAKPVLPGPVTYLSLGKVQDSQHPDFDRWSLLDGLVSVYEQILRRLAAQGAEWVQIDEPVFALDLSPHQRDAVVDAWRRLAAAAPGLKIIVASYFGPLRENLPLFLSLPAQAFHCDFVRAPEELDAVLDHLPQDKILSLGVVDGRNIWKNDFAKSLTLLTAARAKLDARRLWVAPSCSLLHVPVTLASEPALDAQIENWLAFADEKLKEVVTLSALLRGTARSGVLEENQDAIHSRATSRRTHNPEVRARLALVTDGDARRRSPFAQRQLLQQSRLGLPEFPTTTIGSFPQTAEVRSMRARWKKGELTTAEYEVYLENETRACVAFQDEIGLDMPVHGEFERNDMVEYFGEQLDGFLFTANGWVQSYGTRCVKPPVIYGDVSRPAPMTVRWAQFAQSLTPRPMKGMLTGPVTILQWSFVRDDQPRSETTRQIALAIRDEVVDLEAAGIAAIQIDEPAIREGLPLRRADWAQYLDWAVTAFRLSASGVRDDTQIHTHMCYSEFNDIIAAIADMDADVITIETSRSNMELLGAFVDFRYPNEIGPGVYDIHSPRVPSVSEMENLMRKAEAVIPRRNLWVNPDCGLKTRGWPEVKTSLIHMVQTAKKLRATQPQHAV, translated from the coding sequence ATGAGCGACAACATCATCCACACCCACAATCTCGGTTACCCCCGCATCGGCGAGCAGCGCGAACTCAAAAAAGCCACCGAAGCCTTCTGGCATGGCAAAATCTCCCCGCAGGAGTTGGAAGCCACCGGCCGCAGGCTGCGCCGGGACCACTGGGCCAAGCAGAGCGCCGCAGGCATCGACCTCATCCCCTGCAACGACTTCTCCTTCTACGATCAGATGCTCGATTTCTCCTGCCTCATCGGCAACGTCCCGCCGCGCTTTGGCTGGTCCGGCGACAGCATCGATCTCGATACCCTCTTCCTCATGGCTCGCGGCTCCCGTGGTGAAGGGCATGAAAGCTGCACCCAAGGCTGCACTGGCGGGCACGGGGCGGCCTTTGCCTGCGAGATGACCAAGTGGTTCGACACCAATTACCACTACATCGTTCCCGAGTTCCGCGCAGACACACAGTTCCGTCTCTTGGGCAGCAAAGTCTTCCATGAGTTTGAAGAAGCCAAAGCCCTCGGCCTGCGCGCCAAGCCCGTGCTCCCCGGCCCCGTGACCTACCTCTCGCTCGGCAAAGTGCAGGATTCGCAGCATCCGGACTTTGATCGCTGGTCCCTGCTCGATGGGCTGGTGTCCGTCTATGAGCAGATCCTGCGCCGCCTCGCCGCACAAGGCGCGGAATGGGTGCAGATCGACGAACCCGTCTTCGCGCTCGATCTCTCCCCACATCAGCGCGATGCCGTGGTGGATGCCTGGCGCAGGCTCGCTGCTGCCGCGCCCGGTTTAAAAATCATCGTAGCCAGCTACTTCGGCCCCCTGCGGGAAAATCTGCCGCTCTTCCTCTCGCTGCCTGCACAGGCCTTCCACTGCGACTTCGTGCGTGCTCCAGAGGAGCTGGACGCAGTGCTCGATCATCTGCCGCAAGACAAGATCCTCTCCCTCGGCGTGGTGGATGGCCGCAATATCTGGAAAAACGACTTCGCCAAATCCCTCACGCTGCTCACCGCAGCCAGGGCAAAGCTGGACGCACGTCGCCTCTGGGTCGCTCCCTCATGCTCTCTGCTGCATGTGCCCGTCACCCTGGCTTCCGAGCCCGCACTGGATGCACAGATCGAAAACTGGCTGGCCTTCGCCGATGAAAAGCTCAAGGAGGTCGTCACCCTCAGCGCGCTGCTTCGTGGTACCGCGCGCAGCGGTGTGCTGGAGGAAAATCAGGACGCCATCCACAGCCGCGCCACCAGTCGCCGCACGCACAATCCGGAAGTGCGCGCACGTCTCGCGCTGGTGACGGATGGCGATGCCCGCCGCCGCTCACCCTTCGCGCAGCGTCAGCTTTTGCAGCAGTCCCGGCTCGGTCTGCCGGAGTTTCCCACCACCACCATCGGCTCCTTTCCTCAGACCGCCGAGGTGCGTTCCATGCGCGCCCGCTGGAAGAAAGGCGAGCTCACCACCGCCGAATACGAGGTCTATCTGGAAAACGAAACCCGAGCCTGCGTCGCCTTTCAGGACGAGATCGGTCTCGACATGCCCGTGCACGGCGAGTTCGAGCGCAATGACATGGTCGAGTACTTCGGCGAGCAGCTCGACGGCTTCCTCTTCACTGCCAACGGCTGGGTGCAGAGCTACGGCACCCGCTGCGTCAAGCCGCCCGTGATTTATGGAGACGTAAGCCGCCCCGCACCCATGACCGTGCGCTGGGCCCAGTTCGCGCAGTCTCTCACGCCACGCCCCATGAAGGGCATGCTCACCGGCCCCGTCACCATCCTGCAGTGGAGCTTTGTGCGCGATGACCAGCCCCGCTCTGAGACCACACGCCAGATCGCCCTCGCCATCCGCGACGAAGTCGTGGACCTCGAGGCCGCAGGCATTGCCGCCATTCAGATCGACGAGCCCGCCATCCGTGAGGGCCTGCCTCTGCGCCGTGCCGACTGGGCCCAATACCTCGACTGGGCCGTCACCGCTTTCCGCCTCAGTGCCAGCGGTGTGCGGGACGATACCCAGATCCACACGCACATGTGCTACTCCGAGTTCAATGACATCATCGCCGCCATCGCAGACATGGACGCCGATGTCATCACCATCGAAACCTCCCGGTCAAACATGGAGCTGCTCGGCGCCTTCGTGGACTTCCGCTACCCCAACGAGATCGGCCCCGGCGTCTATGACATCCACTCCCCGCGTGTGCCCTCTGTCAGCGAAATGGAAAACCTCATGCGCAAAGCCGAGGCCGTCATCCCGCGCCGCAATCTCTGGGTCAACCCCGATTGCGGCCTCAAGACACGCGGCTGGCCCGAAGTGAAGACCTCCCTCATCCACATGGTGCAGACCGCCAAAAAACTGCGCGCCACACAGCCGCAACATGCTGTGTAA
- a CDS encoding LysR family transcriptional regulator, with product MIEIRHLHALIALAETGNLSKAGRRLHLSQPALSHQVKSIETHLGVPLFERKSSPLRLSPAGERLLGTAHEIVKQMRQCERDVARIAEGKAGQLRIAVECHSCFDWLMPAMDEFRVAWPEVEMDLVSGFQPDPTGLLIENQADLVIVSKAPPREDIVYHPLFRYEVLALLAHQHPLTRKSHLTAQDFAKETLITYPIPDDRIDLVREVLAPLGVNPVRRTAMLTVAILQLVASQRGVAAMPGWAVQPYLERNYVAHRPVRKSGLYSQLNAATTRRLAGTAYMREFIATMKRVSFDSLKGITAVAEEGR from the coding sequence ATGATCGAAATCCGCCATCTGCACGCCCTCATCGCCCTGGCTGAAACGGGCAATCTTTCCAAAGCGGGCCGCCGCCTGCACCTTTCCCAGCCTGCGCTTTCGCATCAGGTGAAGAGCATCGAGACGCATCTCGGGGTGCCGTTGTTTGAGCGGAAGAGCAGCCCGCTGCGGCTGAGCCCTGCGGGGGAGAGGCTGCTGGGCACGGCGCATGAGATCGTGAAGCAGATGCGGCAGTGCGAGCGCGATGTGGCGCGCATCGCGGAGGGGAAGGCCGGGCAGTTGCGCATCGCGGTGGAGTGCCACTCGTGCTTTGACTGGCTGATGCCGGCGATGGATGAGTTTCGAGTGGCGTGGCCGGAGGTGGAGATGGATCTGGTGTCCGGCTTTCAGCCCGACCCCACCGGGCTGCTGATCGAGAACCAGGCGGATCTGGTGATCGTGTCCAAAGCGCCGCCGCGTGAGGACATCGTATATCATCCGCTGTTTCGCTACGAGGTGCTGGCTCTGCTGGCACATCAGCACCCGCTCACACGGAAGAGCCACCTGACTGCGCAGGACTTTGCCAAGGAGACGCTCATCACGTATCCGATCCCGGACGACCGGATCGACCTGGTGCGGGAGGTGCTGGCGCCGCTGGGGGTGAACCCGGTGCGGCGGACGGCGATGCTGACGGTGGCGATCCTGCAGCTGGTGGCGAGCCAGCGCGGAGTCGCGGCCATGCCGGGCTGGGCGGTGCAGCCCTACCTGGAGCGGAACTATGTGGCGCACCGGCCTGTGCGGAAGAGCGGGCTGTATTCGCAGCTGAATGCCGCGACGACACGCAGGCTGGCCGGGACGGCGTACATGCGGGAATTTATCGCCACGATGAAGAGGGTGAGCTTTGACAGCCTGAAGGGAATCACGGCGGTGGCTGAGGAAGGGAGGTGA